A genomic window from Thermococcus nautili includes:
- a CDS encoding integrase, translated as MADKYISLLDKYLWGKKANTPEDLRRIVEAIPPTRGGFPNRHAYMALRSYINFLVDTGKLRKSEAIDFKAVIPNVKTNARAESAKVITVEDIREMFNQLKGKNETILRARKLYLKLLAFTGLRGDEVRELMNQFDPRVIDETFKAFGLPEEYKEKIAVYDMERVKIKTRRSQTKRGYVAVFPAELVPELEWFRSTGYKLTADNSDKHKLFRDSKEVKDLALLRKFWQNFMNDNVMSTVPNPPADTWHLIEFLQGRAPKNVGGRNYRWNVKNAVRIYYYMVDKLKEELGILEL; from the coding sequence ATGGCCGACAAATACATTTCTCTGCTTGACAAGTACCTCTGGGGAAAGAAAGCCAATACTCCAGAGGACCTCCGGCGCATTGTAGAAGCTATCCCTCCCACCAGGGGAGGCTTTCCCAATAGGCATGCCTACATGGCGTTGAGGAGCTACATTAACTTCCTTGTGGATACCGGAAAGCTGAGGAAGAGTGAGGCCATTGACTTCAAGGCCGTGATTCCGAACGTTAAGACCAACGCTCGCGCTGAATCCGCGAAGGTCATAACGGTTGAGGACATTCGTGAGATGTTCAACCAGCTCAAGGGGAAGAACGAGACGATTCTCAGAGCGCGCAAGCTTTACCTCAAGCTTCTCGCCTTTACAGGTCTCAGGGGAGACGAGGTCCGCGAGCTGATGAACCAGTTCGACCCGAGGGTTATTGACGAGACATTCAAGGCCTTTGGCCTTCCTGAGGAATACAAGGAGAAGATAGCGGTCTATGATATGGAGCGGGTGAAGATTAAGACGAGGAGGAGTCAGACGAAGCGTGGCTATGTCGCGGTCTTTCCCGCTGAGCTCGTTCCCGAGCTGGAGTGGTTCAGGAGCACTGGGTACAAACTCACTGCGGACAACTCTGATAAGCATAAGCTGTTCAGGGATTCCAAGGAGGTTAAGGACCTGGCCTTGCTGAGAAAGTTCTGGCAGAACTTCATGAACGACAATGTGATGAGCACGGTTCCAAACCCTCCTGCTGATACCTGGCACCTCATTGAGTTCCTCCAGGGACGCGCTCCCAAAAACGTGGGTGGCAGGAACTACCGCTGGAACGTCAAAAACGCCGTGAGAATCTATTATTACATGGTGGACAAATTGAAAGAGGAGCTGGGGATTCTGGAGCTTTAG